The proteins below are encoded in one region of Rhododendron vialii isolate Sample 1 chromosome 7a, ASM3025357v1:
- the LOC131332505 gene encoding uncharacterized protein LOC131332505 isoform X1 yields the protein MLEAAVESTVVVNGGYAQLQQQSCGGGDSSEEELSVLPRHTKVVVTGNNRTKSVLVGLQGVVKKAVGLGGWHWLVLTNGIEVKLQRNALSVLEAPTGNEEDDDLEFENVQWNGSDLASDDTQKSHRSRHRTHKSSGSSHKTMSRSLSCDSQSKGSVTTPRGSTKVDLSKLEMAALWRYWRHFNLVDAIPNPSKEQLIDVVQRHFMSQQLDELQVIVGFVKAAKRLKTPCK from the exons ATGCTTGAAGCGGCGGTCGAGAGCACGGTGGTGGTGAATGGCGGGTACGCGCAGTTGCAGCAGCAGAGCTGCGGCGGCGGCGACAGCAGCGAAGAAGAGCTCTCTGTCCTGCCACGTCACACTAAGGTCGTTGTGACCGGTAATAATCGGACTAAGTCGGTGCTGGTTGGGCTCCAGGGCGTGGTGAAGAAAGCTGTTGGGCTCGGCGGGTGGCATTGGCTG GTCCTCACAAATGGCATAGAGGTAAAGCTACAAAGGAATGCTCTTAGTGTGCTCGAAGCTCCTACTGGTAATGAGGAAGACGACGACCTCGAATTTGAAAACGTGCAGTGGAATGGATCAGATTTGG CATCCGATGACACGCAAAAATCTCATAGGTCGCGACATCGCACACACAAATCCTCTGGTTCATCCCACAAGACTATGAGCAGGTCCCTCTCTTGTGACTCGCAATCAAAAGGATCCGTTACTACTCCTCGGGGGTCCACG AAGGTTGACTTAAGCAAGCTGGAGATGGCTGCATTGTGGAGATATTGGCGACACTTCAATCTT gtgGATGCCATCCCTAACCCATCTAAAGAACAACTAATTGATGTTGTCCAGAGGCATTTCATGTCACAG CAACTGGATGAATTGCAGGTCATTGTCGGGTTTGTGAAAGCCGCGAAGAGACTAAAGACTCCGTGCAAATAA
- the LOC131332505 gene encoding uncharacterized protein LOC131332505 isoform X2: MLEAAVESTVVVNGGYAQLQQQSCGGGDSSEEELSVLPRHTKVVVTGNNRTKSVLVGLQGVVKKAVGLGGWHWLVLTNGIEVKLQRNALSVLEAPTGNEEDDDLEFENVQWNGSDLASDDTQKSHRSRHRTHKSSGSSHKTMSRSLSCDSQSKGSVTTPRGSTVDLSKLEMAALWRYWRHFNLVDAIPNPSKEQLIDVVQRHFMSQQLDELQVIVGFVKAAKRLKTPCK; this comes from the exons ATGCTTGAAGCGGCGGTCGAGAGCACGGTGGTGGTGAATGGCGGGTACGCGCAGTTGCAGCAGCAGAGCTGCGGCGGCGGCGACAGCAGCGAAGAAGAGCTCTCTGTCCTGCCACGTCACACTAAGGTCGTTGTGACCGGTAATAATCGGACTAAGTCGGTGCTGGTTGGGCTCCAGGGCGTGGTGAAGAAAGCTGTTGGGCTCGGCGGGTGGCATTGGCTG GTCCTCACAAATGGCATAGAGGTAAAGCTACAAAGGAATGCTCTTAGTGTGCTCGAAGCTCCTACTGGTAATGAGGAAGACGACGACCTCGAATTTGAAAACGTGCAGTGGAATGGATCAGATTTGG CATCCGATGACACGCAAAAATCTCATAGGTCGCGACATCGCACACACAAATCCTCTGGTTCATCCCACAAGACTATGAGCAGGTCCCTCTCTTGTGACTCGCAATCAAAAGGATCCGTTACTACTCCTCGGGGGTCCACG GTTGACTTAAGCAAGCTGGAGATGGCTGCATTGTGGAGATATTGGCGACACTTCAATCTT gtgGATGCCATCCCTAACCCATCTAAAGAACAACTAATTGATGTTGTCCAGAGGCATTTCATGTCACAG CAACTGGATGAATTGCAGGTCATTGTCGGGTTTGTGAAAGCCGCGAAGAGACTAAAGACTCCGTGCAAATAA